One Mercurialis annua linkage group LG3, ddMerAnnu1.2, whole genome shotgun sequence DNA window includes the following coding sequences:
- the LOC126671066 gene encoding uncharacterized protein LOC126671066 isoform X2, which produces MSSVSLTTRGLDNVSDELFNLPATKERSRCRHGRLYLYTSWTKTNPGRRFWRCCKSKTPDDCGAFRWYDEEVPFENMIKFGVLLDKVKGLTEQLEGCENTISELNITIQKLEENRDKATVAFTEIIDENDCLRKENAELKSQAEGSQSCSRS; this is translated from the exons ATGTCTTCAGTGTCGCTAACTACGAGGGGTCTTGATAACGTGAGCGACGAGCTGTTCAATCTCCCTGCAACGAAAGAACGTAGCAGGTGCAGGCATGGAAGGTTGTATCTGTACACTTCATGGACGAAAACGAACCCGGGAAGAAGATTCTGGCGCTGTTGTAAGTCAAAG ACCCCAGATGATTGCGGAGCATTTCGGTGGTACGATGAGGAGGTACCTTTCGAGAATATGATCAAGTTCGGAGTGCTGTTGGACAAAGTGAAAGGATTGACGGAGCAGCTTGAGGGTTGTGAAAATACAATTTCAGAATTGAACATAACAATTCAGAAGTTGGAAGAGAATCGAGACAAAGCAACCGTTGCTTTTACGGAGATAATAGATGAAAATGATTGCCTGAGGAAGGAGAATGCAGAATTGAAGTCACAAGCCGAAGGATCGCAATCTTGTTCCAG GTCTTGA
- the LOC126671066 gene encoding uncharacterized protein LOC126671066 isoform X1, whose protein sequence is MSSVSLTTRGLDNVSDELFNLPATKERSRCRHGRLYLYTSWTKTNPGRRFWRCCKSKTPDDCGAFRWYDEEVPFENMIKFGVLLDKVKGLTEQLEGCENTISELNITIQKLEENRDKATVAFTEIIDENDCLRKENAELKSQAEGSQSCSRFCKKALMTLLCFYVFFYFVIQ, encoded by the exons ATGTCTTCAGTGTCGCTAACTACGAGGGGTCTTGATAACGTGAGCGACGAGCTGTTCAATCTCCCTGCAACGAAAGAACGTAGCAGGTGCAGGCATGGAAGGTTGTATCTGTACACTTCATGGACGAAAACGAACCCGGGAAGAAGATTCTGGCGCTGTTGTAAGTCAAAG ACCCCAGATGATTGCGGAGCATTTCGGTGGTACGATGAGGAGGTACCTTTCGAGAATATGATCAAGTTCGGAGTGCTGTTGGACAAAGTGAAAGGATTGACGGAGCAGCTTGAGGGTTGTGAAAATACAATTTCAGAATTGAACATAACAATTCAGAAGTTGGAAGAGAATCGAGACAAAGCAACCGTTGCTTTTACGGAGATAATAGATGAAAATGATTGCCTGAGGAAGGAGAATGCAGAATTGAAGTCACAAGCCGAAGGATCGCAATCTTGTTCCAGGTTTTGCAAGAAAGCTTTGATGACCCTGCtgtgtttttatgttttcttttattttgttattcaaTGA